ACCACACTATCCACCGAGCTCTACTATTCAAAAGGACAAGCATCTAATTATGTTCAGATCCTGACTATTTTATATCAATTGCCAAAGCACGAGGATAAAATTCTTTAAATCGGCAAACTAacatatatgataattgataatGCATAAGAAAAACATTAAGAATTAAAAACAAGGAGAGTACAGTGCTGATTAACCTGCTCATAGCCACCAAGCTTGATTACAGATCTCCACAACCTAATCATAAGAAGTATATCAGTTTcacattcataaaaaataatgcATAAATACTTAAACGAATGAAGGGTTAAACTAAAACCAACTTGAGGAGATTCAATGGCTCTCCATAGAATCTTAGATGCTTAAACTCTAAGAATTTCTCTTTGTGGAAAGTCTCTAGCTCCTTTATGAACTCAGCTCGCTCCTCCGCTGTTCCTGTCTCATCACCCAAAACTGGATCTGGTCCTAAAAATGAATTGTTTGATGTCTTCAAGCGAACCTGCTGCCTCGCATCTAATTCCGGGTTTTGCACCTCTCCCTTCAATTCACTGTCCACAACTATTTCCATCCCCGTGACCTTGTTACACATCTCCCCTTCTTTTGTTCCATTCTCCTGAAGAACATCCAACCCACTGGCACTCATCGTATCAGTCGATGCATTCATCTTTTTTCCATCATTCAAAGCAGAATCCCTCTGTCTCTCCCCATTTATTATTTCCACTTCTTTGCTTCCATTCTCTTCACCTGATCCTGGTACCAAAGCCTCATTGCTCACATCCATTCCACTCCTATTTGTCAACTCCCCATCCTTTTTATCTTTCTCTTTTATCTCCGGAAAATTATCCTCAGTTACTGCTACAGCCACACTCTGATTATCAACATCATGATTTTTCTTATCATCCTCTTCGGTTCTTCCACACACATCGTCAATACCACTAGCTTCAACAATAGAATCAACCGCAGACACAGTGGTACCAGTTGCAGCAGGTATATCCGGGCAGCCATCCTTAACAACAGAATCTTCAGCAGCTGAAGGTTTATTTCCACATCCCTCCTTAACAACAGCATCTTCAGAAGACACAGCAGGTACATCTCCACATCCATTCTTAACACCAGCATCTTCAGAAGGCACAGCAGGTATATCTCCACATCCACCCTTAACAACAGAATCTTCAGCAGCAGCAGCCTCTAGATCTCCACATTCATCCTTAGTGACAGTACCATTAGCAGCCGCAGCAGGTACATCTCCACGTCCATCCTCAACGACTGTATGCTCAGCAGCAGTCATTTCAACATCATTTACATTCGGTGCATCACTAGCCGAATCCGCAGTATCCTTCTGATGACTTAATTCCTCCGCTTTCAACAACtccttgttttcaatttcaacagCCTCAGGTTGTTTATCCTCTAATTGAGTTGTTACATCCTTTTCAATCTCCATGTCAGTCGCCATCTTTAATCCAGACCTAAACCTACTTACTGAAGAACCCTACAAGTGTCAACAAATTTTTTACAATCATTAGAAAAACGAATAACTACAGAGTCGTGGTCCGACATAACCTAATTCAGAACTTCGGTGGCCTATACTTTAAAAATTGTGAGTTTGGTGCTAGGGCATTGTTTCGATCTTTTACGTGGCATGTTATCACTGTATCAACAAGCCGAAAGCAATGTCCGGGCACCGGAATCGAAACTAGTGCCACAATTAGCAAATTACATACTGTATCCAACTAATTCCACACATCACACATGCAATAAACTTATATGTATACGCAACAGTGTAGGTATGAGCAAATAAAATAGGAGATTAatcatatctttttttttgccGGAAATTAATCATATCTTAATCATCGGACACAACAACTTGAAACCCTAAAATTAGCTATAAAAGAGGAATTGCAAGGAGTGATAAAATGCTTGTGTGCGTTTGGACATacataaattatgtataaaggGACACACAGAGAAATAGGGGAGAAACCGAACCAGATTCGAGGAGAGGAACAATTGAAAACGAGCGATTACTGGGTGTTGTGTTGTAAATGTAATACAGCACTTACAGCACCCGTGCTGCCGTGCATTTGCACGACTAAGGAAATAAAATACAATAACAGCCgttatttttatgtatttttattttacaaatatgacTTAGCCTTGTGAGTATATATGTTTTGatgttttcagaaaaaaaaaaaaaagtatactccctccatcccctcaattgtttacattggagggggacacggagaccaagacaatgtatgaaaaatgagtaaaattagatgaaaagtgggtcctatcaatatttaataatagatttgagatagtggaggaaagtagtgggtgtaatagtagtttttattgttaaatatgagatagtgggggaagatagtgggtgtaatgatgagaaaaacttactatttatagtaacgtaaagaaatgagagggacatcccaaaatagtaactgtaaagaaatgagagggacagagggagtatatgttttgATAAATTTTCGGGGTGAGTCGCGATGGAACTCAGGAACTACGGAGGAGAAGTTCTTACGTTATTTATTGACTACTCCCTCACTCCCCTGAATAGTTTACGGACGAGAGTTTGGCATTCATTTTAATGCTCTTTCAAAATAtaggtttataaaatattttttaacgttttttttaataaaaatttgatgtttgaatttttatatacaaaaaaaaatctcaaaaatgagttacggaactatgttttataagagtcttaaaatgtatgccgagcagtgaaaaaaactgtaaagaaattagagggacggagggagtcaatcttatacaattcattaaaattgataatagcaaattttatattaataaaaattattatttaaacaaataatagtttatttattttgaaaaagggTTATATATCGAGTACATCATTTATTGTATCCAAATATATCAAATGAGTCCTTAATTGTAAAAGTGATTCGATTTAGAAactaatttgaaaatttggatAAAAACACGATCTGTCAGTGACTAAATTGATATAAAAGTTCAATTTTTTAGTGATTttgttgataaatttttttactttaatgaCTATGGAGAGTCACATTTGTAACCATGACTCACTTCGTACATTTAAATCCGATGAGTAATGTATATGACATTTACGGGGTGTATTCAATCGAAATTTTATAggatattttttttcatgaaatccgagagtaTTCAACTCGGATTCTAAAAAATGTAACAGAATCTTgggatattcaattgggatttcaaattatgctacaaaatctggtggtattcaaccAGGATCTTAAATTATTCGTTGAAATCCGATAATATTCAATtcagattgtttaaaatccattaatatCTAATGTTATTCAAAtactaatgaattttttttggacATCATAAAATCATGGATTTTATGGGATTGTTGAGTGTATATcatgttttttgaaatcccaccaaaattcatgaaattttgaagtattgtgcttaaTTCCAAAAAACTTTCATCAACTCTGCGTcattatcaagaatccgcacaaaatcaaaatcaaatacaattcattaaagTTCATGGattaaaaacaattcattaaaatctcaattgaatacacctCGTTAAACCCTTTTAAAAAGTAATGTTAATATAGAGCTGGAATTTCGAAGTATAAGTcagatattttttaatttaatattctttattatcaaaatatacgaataattaattatttgttaataatttttaaacgtcataattatttattattaatatcttttaattttaataactattaaaataaatattctgcTTATTAGCTATTAAACATTCCTGCGATTTATAAAAcaatttgttatatttgtatattaaattacGAAACATATTTTCACGTTCATGAATATTTaaacataacaaaaaataaaaaattattatactatattatatcaaattatagAATCAACTCTCAAACTTCacctttttttccttttttttgtcGGGGTCTATATACTCGTAGATAAGttgtatctcgagatacaaTAGCCGCTAAAAGGaatttcattcattcaaaaaaaattatcttctaaccgaaagacatgcaaagatatctccagacgtttagataataatacTTTGATGTCTAATAGGGAAATACCCATATAAATCTCTATCAAGGATCCTGAAAAAAACAAACGTAATAAGAAGAATATAAGTTCATACATGAAAATTATAAAGgtatatccaaaaaaaaattatttttgaaagtgtatgtatatatttcctaaagtaaataaaaataaaataaagtctaaACCAAATGAGGATCTTTGGTTAGacactaaaataattaaaatatagttaattGCTTCTTACAAGTCGAAGATTcgcctcaattaaggcacaattaacattTAAACCGTTTATAAAAACATTTATGACACCAATCAATCAATACAATTTATGGAGTCAATCACAactttttttccttctttttttgtcAGGGAATCACTACTTAATATTACATCTCAGCATAGAATTTGAATATATTACCGTCAAACaaattaatgaatttaaatttagacaattaaaaattaaaaaaattaaattattttcattctacaaaacaattttaatatccaaaacattttaataaaatcaaactAGGGTTTCAAGATCAAAACGATTTTCAATTCAAAAGGATTCAACAATATGAAGAATAATgcactacaccatatatggtCTACAGCAACACCTAAAAGCGATGTTACCACCTAAAATGTAGCCTTAGATGATCAAAATCGGAAAAAAATGATGTATGGCCACATCGAGGCGTGATGTTGCCATTTATGCTGCCTTAGATGTTGGAGAAATCCTCAATGCCAACACATCTCCCGGTGTTGCCTTAAAGACCTgaaaattactaaaaaaaaaagCGGGGCAAAAGACCCGCCCCTTGTATTTTTTAATTCCCGCACACTTATCCAAATTATCCAACTTAGGAAAACAACCCGCTCAACAAATAAAACCAGTAATCTATCTTCTCTATTACACAAATTTATTCTCTCACTCATATCTCTTCTCTTTCACTCATATCTCTCTCTTACAGTCATCTCTCTCCTGGCTCATCTCTATCCGCTCTTATCTTTCTATGTTGTTCTCTCTTCGTCCATCTCAACTTAGAGGTAAACACATTCTTTGTTTTACTTTATGGGTTTAATCTGAGGTTTTACGAACCctaatttgtaaatttgttTTAGTTTGTGTTCATCTCTTTGTGATTACAATTTGTTAAATTTGGGGGCTTGATGAACCCTAATTTTTGTGGGACTTTAGATTTTTAAGTTGGGGATTTACAAACCTAATTTGGGGATTTATTTTATCGATTTAATTTGGAAAATTCGTGATTTTTACATATCAGGAGAGATTTATGCAGGTTGCATATACATAACCAAAGCACTACGTTTTATATTTTTCCCATCTCACTGTTATTCTCTTCTATTGTATGTGCAGGACACTATGTGCCTCAACTTGCAGAGCTTATACTTTATCTTCGTTTGGTTTGTTTTCTCAATAaccctaaatttttattttttgtttagttcaaaatttcaaattgctCCTACTAATTTCATAA
This genomic window from Daucus carota subsp. sativus chromosome 7, DH1 v3.0, whole genome shotgun sequence contains:
- the LOC108196443 gene encoding AT-rich interactive domain-containing protein 5; the protein is MATDMEIEKDVTTQLEDKQPEAVEIENKELLKAEELSHQKDTADSASDAPNVNDVEMTAAEHTVVEDGRGDVPAAAANGTVTKDECGDLEAAAAEDSVVKGGCGDIPAVPSEDAGVKNGCGDVPAVSSEDAVVKEGCGNKPSAAEDSVVKDGCPDIPAATGTTVSAVDSIVEASGIDDVCGRTEEDDKKNHDVDNQSVAVAVTEDNFPEIKEKDKKDGELTNRSGMDVSNEALVPGSGEENGSKEVEIINGERQRDSALNDGKKMNASTDTMSASGLDVLQENGTKEGEMCNKVTGMEIVVDSELKGEVQNPELDARQQVRLKTSNNSFLGPDPVLGDETGTAEERAEFIKELETFHKEKFLEFKHLRFYGEPLNLLKLWRSVIKLGGYEQVTSCKLWRQVGESFNPPKTCTTVSWTFRCFYEKSLLEYEKHKMRSGELPYTDASFPEPCKDQAGHNQAAGPGRARRDSAARAMQGWHSQRLPSNGDVGDQIIKDKDSSPVPKREKQLKSIGLLKRKTPPPMDDTAKVAGINTSRQQLDTTVVDIGTPADWVKINVQKTKDCFEIYALVPGLLREEVRVQSDPAGHLIISGEPENIDNPWGVVPFRKVVSLPSRIDPQQTSALVTLHGQLFVRVPFEQSNE